GGGCGTCTTAGCACGACGGGTTCAAGTAGAAATAATGGCGGGGGAGAGGGGGGGCGAGGCGGCACGGCTCTTCCCTGCCTCCGGTGACACCGGGGAGGCCGTCCCAGTGGGAACATCGCGGCTTGTCGCTGCTGCTCGCGATGTGTCGGGGCGCGGCTCCAAGGCGCGGGAGTGCCTGGCCGGGGCAAGGAATGGGGTGCAGCATCGCCGGCGGTGCTGTGGCAGCACTCCGCTCTGGTCCTGGCGTCTGAATCCCTGACGGGTGCCTGTGCGtgcgtgtgcgtgtgtgtgtgtgtgccggagaagaggggaggagggaggaagaggggtGGTGGTGGTAGCGGCTGGCGGGAGGGGGATGATTATTGGCAATGGGCGGGAGAGAAAGAGGCGActcctgtttccttttctttctgccagCGCAATCTCGGCTCATTTTCTCTAAGCTATACAAGTTCACGGACGAGCTATCTAGCCAACGCGCCTCTCCCGTCATGGACCTCCCAGGTAAAAAAGCCGTTCTCCTCCCCGCCGGGCTGTTCTTTTctcaaaatataattttaaattatatcaaGAATAAGGTGCTATGTTAGGGCAGCCATAGAGATGCCTCTGGGGAAGTGTAGGGGCGATCTCCCAGGAGCGAGATCACCTGTGTTCTGGTGAACGGGAAAAACTGAGATGCAACTTCAGAGGGAGAAGCCGGGTGAGGCTTTGACTCCTGCTACATGTATGCATGCCGGGGTGGGAACCGGGGGATATCTGAGCCAGCTGCCTCCTTCTCGCGAGTTTAGGGAGTCGCCGGGGTCGGCAGCAGAGGTGAtagcctggcctggggcacagAAGGTTGGGAAGTACAAATCGGTACCGGAGCGCGGCAGCCCCCAGGCGGGGGAAAGGGCGGCGGCGGCTTCCAGAGCCCGGCCGGGGCGggagcgcggggctcggggcgCCCTGGCCGCCAGCGAACTCTACAGACTGCGGGGCAGCTCCATCGAGGGGAGAGAGGACGCGTTACTTATACCAACAATAAAATCTCCTCCCGTGGTGACTGGGGAGTTAGGAGACGGATACAAaccagggctgtgggaagaaGTGGAGCCGGGTTTTGGAGACCCCATTGGttatggggaaggaaagggactGCCCGAGGCACCCTCAGGATGCTCCGCCGAGGGTTTGGGGATGCAGAGctgtcccttcctcccccctcgGAGTACGGCAGGCTGCTAGGGAATCGGAGAAAGAGGGAACACCGGGCAGCCAGGTGTCTCCCAGACCTGTTGTACTCGCTGGGGCGccgggggaggggaggggcagcCCGCCGGGCGGTGCGGCGCCGGCTCCCCGCCTGCCCGCTGCTGTGCTTCACCGCCGCCTTTCCCCTTGGCAGGCTGCTGCGTGCCGCCCGCCCTCTGAGAAGGCTCTTTCGCCCCGCGCAGaggaggaggcggaggaggaggagaaggggaggaaggCGCGGCCGCAGCCGCCGCTGCCCAGCCGCCGTCCCGCAGAGCGCTGGCCGCAGGGCGCCTCGGCGGCAGCAGGCGCGCAGCCCCCTCCGCCTCCCCgcggccgcccgcccgcccgcggcggcggcgcggggcgccCGCATGTCGGCGGCCAtccggagcggcggcggcggcggtcCGGCGCCGGGCatggggcggcggcggcggggggcgctGCCGGAGCCGGCGGgcggctgctcctgctgcctggcggcggcgctgccgctgctgctgctgctgctgcccgccGGGTGCCCGGTGCGGGCGCAGAACGACACGGAGCCCATCGTCCTGGAGGGGAAGTGCCTGGTGGTCTGCGACTCCAGCCCCTCGGCCGACGGCGCCATCACCTCCTCCCTGGGGATCTCGGTGCGCTCGGGCAGCGCCAAGGTGGCCTTCTCGGCCACCCGCAGCACCAACCACGAGCCCTCCGAGATGAGCAACCGCACCATGACCATCTACTTCGACCAGGTCAGGCGCCGCCTGCTTCGCCTTCGCTGCCCCTTGTCCCCGCGCCCTGCGCGGGCATCCCCCGCCCCTGCCTCCCCTGTCTGCACGCGTATTCTCCTCCTGGCTCCCGTTCCATCTCTTAATCCCCACCCACCCGCTCAATAGCAACTTCACGTCTCAACGGCCCAGAAAGACTTTGGAAAGTTCTTTTAGGTAGCTGCGGGGCTTTCCTAGGGTGGTACCGGGGGTGAACACGCTGGCTTCTTGTCCGATAACAATCGCTAGTACGGAAAGAGCTTTAACGTGAAAGTCTGTGCCTCGGACGCGTGCGGGGGCGCCTTGCAGCCAAGGATTGCCTCGGCCAGCCAGGAACGACCAGGGGGGAAGCGTGAGCATCCCTCCTTCGGTGCAAATTCAGAGCGGTACCGATGAGGAGTCACCGGATCTGCCTGTTCGGAGCGCATTTGGCAATGTCACAGCATCTctcagagggagggagggatgaggaagaagagggtATTTCCCGTGTTATCAGAGGAGGCAAACGGTGTCCCCGGCGGGCCATATCGGAATGGTGCTGTCCCGCACAGCACACGCCGGGCTGAGCAGcgagcagcctgctctgcttgtcctgcccctgcccctgcctcgTCGCACCGCTCCCTTCTCGGAGACCAAACCCCGTCCATTCGCTTTATTTTTTGCggtgaattttccttttttcctgccgCTTCTGACTCCTGAAGTAGTTTTGCAGAGTCAGCCAAAATTAGCATACCAGACTGTTTTCTCtgggcttgtttgtttgttgttttttaggttatttgtttggggttttttacctgTCTGGTTGTCATTTATCTGTCTACCTGTCCTCCCTAATGATTTTGCACAGCCATTCGTCGCATACAAGATCTCATAAAATTAGatcagtagggaaaaaaaaaaaaacaaaacaacaaaaatcaacCCTCCAACTTGCTAAATATGTAGTATATTCTAGATGATTTACCCGGCAATGTGCAGTTCCTAGGAGTTTGAAGGTGTTTTCTCGATGCTCTCacaataagatttttttaaatcatttttttgttccttttttggggggaactATAGACTTTGGCTGTTTGGGAAAAAAGGCTTCgatttgggggggtgggggggagatTGTGTgggttttgagttttttttttctcctgctttgcatttttttcttaaagccGAGTTTTAGGGCGCAAACGGAGCGTGACGGGCGTGCCCCGGGGGTGGGCACGGCGGAGCAGCCGGCTCGGGCACACCCGCTCGCCGGACGGCATCGCCACAGACCCGCAGGCTCTTCTGTGCCCGCCGCCCGTGCCCTTTGAGCCAAACGCTGCTCCCGTCCCAGGAGCCTGGACAAGGCGCCAGAGGATGAGCCGAGGCCAGGTCCCTGTCAGATCGGCGGGATGGGCCGGGTGCGGCCGCTTCCGAACGAGGCTTTGCACATCTGCCGGAGTGCTCaactcttccttttcttcttctttttttttttttttttgttttgttttttttcaaaagaacccactgaaataatgaaaaattaaggtTATTgccgggaagcaggagcaggccCACCCCAGCCTCCTGAGGAGCGGGAGGGCCAAGTGGCACAGCCctccagagggacagagaaCATGAGCTGGCAGATATTGCTGTTGCTGAGCACCCTCTTTCCTCCTTTGCCCCTCTCTGTAGTGTAGTTTTAGTTCTATACCCTTTTAAACTCGAGGCCAGCTCTGATTTCAGTAGTACTATGTAAAAAACATACATTTCCATTATGAGCTAATGacttttggtattttttcctacctttttccccctccctccttcccttcatTTCAcactcctccccctcctccttctgCCACCTTTGCTTTATTGACAGCTCAGTGTGGACATTTACACTTCATCTAACAGGCTTTAGGGATCATTTTTGTGTAACTAAATTGCTTTATTAACTCTGATGCCTTTTAAATGCCTCTCTAACTTGACTCCATTCCCCTGCCATGCACTTTTAATTGTGCTGCAAATGCCATTTTGACTATGCTTTATGTTGGTCATTGAGCTCATGTCAAATTTTTGCTGGTGCTTCTCTAAGGTGGAGTCTGATTTCTctgatttctctctttctctttctccttttctttgttctattttatttgtttacatTCCAGGTATTAGTTAATATTGGCAACCATTTTGATCTTACTTCCAGTATATTTGTAGCACCAAGAAAAGGGATATATAGTTTCAGTTTCCACGTGGTCAAGGTCTATAACAGACAAACCATCCAGGTGGGTTATAATCAAAAGAAGATGCTGtccttcttttaattttcttttctttttttctttttcttcaaatgctCATTTCTagactcattaaaaaaaaaaaaaaaaaacaacaaaaaaaccagaagttgAAGAATGAGATTGTGGGTTATTTTTAAAGGGGTCTGTAAACATGACAGAAATCATGCATTGCCTATTTCCTTAGCTTAATTCAGCCATGATTCTGACCTGTACAAGAGTTTAGTGATGTGCACAGGGCAAAAAAATCATTGAGAGTATTGAGAAAACTCAGATTCTGTCTCTTTGCACTTTTTAGGTAAGTTTAATGCAAAACGGCTacccagtgatttcagctttTGCAGGGGATCAGGACGTCACCAGAGAAGCAGCCAGCAATGGGGTCTTGCTCCTCATGGAAAGAGAAGACAAAGTGCATCTCAAACTGGAAAGGGGTAACCTCATGGGAGGGTGGAAATATTCAACCTTTTCCGGCTTCCTAGTCTTTCCACTATAAAAGAAGGCCAAATAGGAGACAGATCCATGAGCCGGAGCAAGGATTCAGTTGTTAATGACACCCTGAACTTGGCAGCACATGACAATATTTTCAGTCACCCCGTCAGACTGTCACAGTAGAAGAATGATAACCTTCTATACTCCAACATTTGCTTTGAATATTGACAATTCCTCGGAACCTGCGCCTCTAATTAGTTTTAGACGACAGTGATCTTTAGGAGAAATGAAATTATCGACCTGAGCAATTTGTACCTGTGATTGTAAAGTCAATTTTGGATTTTATTGTTGGGATCATTGactttcttattctttttattttttcctctctttcatttttttcctctttttctttctcttgttaTCCCAATGAAACAAATAACTCGGACCACAGAATCTCTTTGTCAAAGGCTCACTCCAGAGCCAGAAGAATGGAGTGTTCAGCCCAATGAGGTGTTCTTCCatgctttatttctttgtgttGTATAgccttaaggaaaaaaagaaaaaaaaaaaaaagaaaagaaaaaaaaggaaaaaaaaagaatggctTCAGTCTCAGTCCTGTATTTTTTCTGGGGGAGGGGGATTCTGGACATTACTGTGTCAAGAAGTGCTTTATCCAGTGAAGCAAAATTTGCACGATTGGAACCTTATTTGTGTTGTTCGTGTTTTTCatcaactttttatttttcctgatctTTGTTTGTGTGTGCTAAAAATGTAAGCTAGATTGTCAATAAGACAAAACAAAGCACATATATACCCTGTAGCTCTAAGTAAAGCTAACCAGTGAACAATTTCTGTCTGCACTTTCCAGCTGATCTTTATAGACCtatttagagagagagaaagagagagaaagagtgAGAGAGCTACATGATCCTTCAATTACAATCTGGAAACCAGTAAAGGAACTGACATTTCTGACTTGTCCTGACATTTCTAGAAGCAACAGCGGAGGCTTTGAATATCTTCTCTGACCATACCCTAAAATATATACTTTCTTTGCATTATCatattttgggtgtttttatcTGATATTTATTTGATATATTTGTCCACTAATGCTTGAGTACACATTGTGGGAGCACAGAGAGATGGcagagcaatttttttcctctaccaaattaaataaaaccatCTCTACTTGAGCTGTCCGTGGCAAGTATTGGAGGAGTAGACACAAGCAGCTTTGACAGCCTTAGGGAGAGGGGCCTCAGAGGGAGAGGTGACTCAGATGATCAACAAATACTCCAGAAGTTGGCACAGGTGCCATGCATATATTCGCTGCGTCTGCTCTTCCCAACACAAATGGCCTCAAAGTTCTAGGGGTGGACTGACATCGATGTTGAACACTGAGAAAATTATTATCCCAATCAACAAGAGGTAAAATATCAGGCCAATGTCAGTTGTATCCTTTTGCCTCATTCTCAATAAACTGATCctgtttcttcagttttttaaatttatttttttagtttggtggttttttggggtttttaaagtGGTGTACTAGACAATATGCTGAGGAAAATCTTGTTTGAGGAGATCCAggaggaatatttattttatagaatTTTTATcaacatttatttaattttaaatgtgtcATTTCACTATGAATCCTCTAAGGGTGGCTGTGCATTGGTATTTACTTTTTGTCAAATTTACTCCTCTGCCACAACCAAATATAATGGAAAGGCATTTTCAGGAAAGCGGTGGTAACtacttgtattttaaaattatggtGGACATGTCATTTTCATTGTAAATTTATCATTCAAGGGACAAAATTAAAGTcatatattctttaaaaaaccctTATCTGTGTTGCTTATATACCTCAGATGACTAAAATATAAGCCAAtttaatatttaacatttttgtgcattttcacCATTGAtgtggtttgtttgctttgccgTTTCACTTTGCCAGTAAATGAATTGGTTTCAGGTTGCTGGTTTTTTAAATGGGTTGCATTTTCTAGTTCCTCTTTGTGCTTTAGCATGACTGCAATGTTTCTAGTTGCAAAATATCACAGGGCTAAGTTTAAGTACATGAAATAAAACCTGAGTCAGCTGCaacatttttctattaaaatacaataaatacaGTTGTCTTAATGGTAGACATTGTAAAACTACTTTTTGTGTTTACAACTCGATCGTGTCACTCAAGGAAACAGAAACTGAGGTGGGTTCAAGCTCCCAAGTTTTTAGTTTCtactatattttaaatttaaaataaaaatactcagtcaaaataatttaaaataagaattactctgttctgttttaaaattctgCCTAACATAATCACATTCAGTTTTCTCATTAATTTCAGTTCATTTGGCTTGAGTAAGGCAATGGCATCTTAGTTCTGGCTCTCTTCTAAGAAAAATGAGGCCAATTGCAATGTTTTCCTTGGAAGTATCCTTGGAAGTTTCTTAGGCCATTGAAGCTGGACAATCTGAATGTCTCACTTCATGTATTCAAGCTCAGTAATCTTGACCAtggtttttttataaatatgtttAAATGATAGCCAATCTTCTGAATTTAAAGAAGGTATCTCATACAATGACACTTTCCCTCTGCTACTCTTGTGTCCTTCATGCTAAGCTACCGAGTTAGGACTCTTGTATCAACAGCTAcaataaatggaaaatgtggAGTAAATTCTTATTGTACACTAATTGCAATCATGATCTTCTTTATTCTTGTATGTTCTTTGCAATATCTATTAccttttccctttaaatttTGCATTTGGTTTTGAGAACATGCAATCTACTTGCTATTGGAAGCGGTAGAAATTTTGATGTGTACATAAGGTGTGGATATCATGATATATTTTATGTTGGAGGGGAAAAATGTACAACTGCAGCATTGGAGATTGCAGGAACTATGAAATCAGAATGATTAAAGGAGCCTCCTACTACAGTAAGAGTAGGCttatagaaaataatttatataaataaatagttTGGCTAACATTCAGAGTTGATTTAAATTTAATGTTGAGTGGCACCACAAGAGTTAGAGGTGTAAAACACGTGGTAGTAAAGTAGACCAGTGGCACCATAATGACTGGTTCCTGTGGGAGCAATAGCACAAGACCTCTTCCAACAGCTTTCAGGCTTTCTCATAAGCTGCTGTGTAACAGTTGTTGCATATTCCTATGAAACTACTGTCTGTTTGACTGCTTCCCTTCCAGGGAACAATCTGTACCCAGGTGTTGTTGGTGTTCACTGTTTTAGTATTTCTTCAGCCTACTTACAGCAGGGTGGAAGCCAGGAGCTGTATTAGGAGCGATAAATTCTCATCATATATATCGCTGCTTTCCTCTGAGTTTTATCCCCATGGTTTGAACACAGTCTTGCCAGAGAGCCTGTGTGCTCTCACCTCCCCCTGAGACAGTGGGTGTGATGGATGTGTAGTGTATCTCATTACTGGTCAGCATCTTGCAAGCTGGATctgtgggaggaggagagagacagGACATGAAACTGAGGAGTTGTTTAGAAGTTACATTGTGTTTGTCAGCAGTGACTTTTTTAACTTTTAGAGagaacattttgtttttattgacCAAATTTGTTTCTTGGACAATCTGTCAAAGTAGAAGACAGGCTAAAAGTGTTTGTTTACTGGTGgatttatttagaaatatctgAAAGCGGTTTCATGTCCCTCTAATGTGGCACTGGTTTCAAGAATAGGCAGAATCACAGGTAGCattgtttaaaaatatctcttATGATTAATAGTCTGCTTTGATCAAGGATAACTTTCTAGGGTTAATGAACATTCAAAAAACATTGTCATTATTGTCATTGTCATTACTTCATTTTCATGTGTAGTGACTTGTCATTAAGCAGTTATAAGTAACTAAAGAAGTTTAATCAATTCCCCTCTTTTAATATATTGTTGAAAGGCCAAACAATGTCTTTGAGTCATTGCATAGTTTCTAGATTTGGAACCACTTACTATTTTGAACAATTGTTCCTGGATCATTTATCATGAGGAGTCATGGCCAATTTTTTTATCACAGTAGTAAAATATAATACATTGTAAAATATGAATTTTCTTAGTAGAATGGCTTCTTTTATCTGACATTTTTTCACCTATCATAATGCTAAAAATAGAACTTTATGATTCCTGGCCACCTGTTAATTAAGTCACACTTGAAGTTTATAAATTCCTGAGAATTTTTGTTATCTGTTGTGAATGTAGTTAGACCCAGACTAGCTGGCTAGGCAAATGATAGACAAGCATTTAGATCAGGTGTTTATATAATCAAGTGTCAGTAAAATTCAAGTATTCCATAGTGAGATAAATATGTTGTCTTTTCAGCTAAGAGGCTGATCTTGCTTGTCTCACTCACTTCAGTAAAGTCCATTCCTCTTATGAATGGACTTTACTTGAGTGcttcttaaaattaaatttacacCAACTCTGAATGTTACCTAATCAATTTATTTACATAAATGACTTTGTATAAGCCTACTTTTAATGTGCTGGGAAGCTCTTTTAATTGTTCTCAAATCATAATCCTTGTTGCAATCTACAGAGGTTTGGTTCCCCCTCTAACAAAAAATATATCAGGATACCTGATATTCTTATAAGTATACCAAAATGTCTTCTGTTTCCTATAGCAAGTGAGTGGAGTTATGAAAAACATCAGTACCATTGAGTTTGAATTGTATGGTTTGGATTTGGTCATGATCTACCAGTatcttaatttaaaaaccaGTGACAGTAATCAGTGCAAACCCTTAGTTAACACAACTATTCTTGAGTGTTGAGGTATTTCAACATTAATCATACTTCTGATAATATAAGTGAAGGTCTACAAATAAATTTTGAATGCATGTTTTAAATTGATCCCCAAACTAGTCATGTTTATGGTCTTCTCTAAAATAATCACGatctattttttcttatttcctatTGCCAATAAAACCTAAAGACACCTAATTGTACTTAACATTATTTGAGTGTCATAATGAAAATACACTTCACATACCAATTTTATCTAAAATCTCCTGTTTCTTAGCTCATATAGCTTAACCTATTTAGTGAATCATCTCTGCTATTCATCAGCAAAATAAAGTTGCCTAACttgctgcttccctgcagaTCACATACAACAGATGGTATAAATAATGACCTAGCAAAACATGGAGGAGAAAATAATGACTATAAAttctgcactaaaaaaaaaaagtctgtatcAACAGAAATTCCGGTCTTATTGACAAATGCTCCAAAACTCATAAAATATCATAGTTAAGTTTTTAAGCTAATCTTTCTGACTGATAGTACTTCCATTGTAATATTGAAGAGTTATTTTTGCtatgagaataaaaaaaaattgttttgtgaGATCAGCTGTATTAAAAGACCCTTGCTCAGCATATTGATATATTCAGAGCTATAAATTCAATCAAAACCTTAGTTTATCAATTAGTAATTAGCAGTTATCATGAGACATTGTCATTTCTGCTGATATagttaaattaattaaaactaattctttgaaatgcttttaGTTCTCAGTGTGGGAATATACACAaaagtgcacacacacatttgtATATGTACACATGcatgtaaaatacatttttagctAGGAATGGATCAAgagagctgttttttttttcatgtgcagTTTggcctttctttctctgaagcATTGCCTCAACaaattggtttttattttatttttttgtcattcTATACCTAAAGCTGTTAATCTTTGCTTACATATAAGACTACCCAGAGTAATAGCAAATAGCAGTATATATTTCAGTGTGTGGGGGCTGCCACAGTTTAGGTAATATTAGGGCAAAGTGAAGCATACACTTAGTAATAAAAGACCTAATTACCTCACGTTCTGTAGAAAACTTTTATGATGAGTAAAACTTTAGTGCTGTGTGAGAATTGCTTCAAAAAGGCGTACAGGGAGACCACAGCTGGAGGTTCATTTTGTCCTTCTTTTGATAGCAGATGGGAAACTTTTCGTTCTCATTAGAACTGAAAGTAAGCCTGTCCCTGTACTTAGTTTAGCAACAGTAATCTTTATATACTGACTTAGTTTTGACTGTGGTAATTTACGTCTAGAGAGATGCATTACATTTTCACATATCACAACTAGGAGTACAGAGACTGCAGTGGATAAAGGATAAAGGGTTCAACAACTTTTTTCACTAGAAGAAATAACTTAGCACAGAACATATGTTGCTCCTAAAGTGTTTTGTGACAGTGAGAAtatggaagaaattattttaaaaagaatcttTCAAATTCTTACTTATTGTTACCGACAGCAGAGTTTTCTCAGCCCTGTTTGTTATAGTATGACTGGGACTATTTTAGGATGGAGCTTAAATGGATATAGGTAGACCTTCTAGCAGCTGGCTTCTTCCttatctgaatttttttgtaGAGCTATGTGTTCTCACAAGAATTTACAATCTCTCTAGATGAAACTGTCCTTTAACCCTGACTGTCAAGTAAATCCAGTTTTACATAATTATTTCACCTGGGTAAGGAAAGCATCCATTATTCTGCTTCTTTGCAATGGCTCTATTGTTTTCTTATACCACATGAACTGTGCTAAAAATATCCAGTAGAGAAAAGAAGATTCCCACTACACTTGCCTCCCTAAGACATGGTAATTTCTCTTATCTTGCTCTCTGTTGCCCTTTCATGCATATTTGAAATGCTTGTGATGATgaattttttcagtatttcttaaaataatgcttttccAACTGTGTGAAAGCTTGTTCATACAAAATTATGACAGCTTTAGTTGTCTGCTCACAGATTATTCTCCCTGTTATGCAGCCAGAACTCTTGAACAGGAGAACCTCATCTGACTGAGGAAAAATATAactatgaataaataaataaatagtggGAGATATGTATATGAATCTGTGATTTTTGGTTAATATTTTGATCCCATTCAGTCTGTTCTCCCTGA
This Haemorhous mexicanus isolate bHaeMex1 chromosome 1, bHaeMex1.pri, whole genome shotgun sequence DNA region includes the following protein-coding sequences:
- the CBLN2 gene encoding cerebellin-2; translation: MGRRRRGALPEPAGGCSCCLAAALPLLLLLLPAGCPVRAQNDTEPIVLEGKCLVVCDSSPSADGAITSSLGISVRSGSAKVAFSATRSTNHEPSEMSNRTMTIYFDQVLVNIGNHFDLTSSIFVAPRKGIYSFSFHVVKVYNRQTIQVSLMQNGYPVISAFAGDQDVTREAASNGVLLLMEREDKVHLKLERGNLMGGWKYSTFSGFLVFPL